In the Necator americanus strain Aroian chromosome X, whole genome shotgun sequence genome, gcaggaagaaaaatagcatAATAATTCATCCTCCACCTCTATGGCTTCAAACAACTCCTCTCAACAGCTCATGTCGTAGGAaggaaaattccacaaaaatgcAATTGAACTTTCAAACTTTGTAGTTCTTCTGTCACAAAAATGCAATTGAACTTTCAAACTTTGTAGTTCTTCTGTCACATCCTCTTTCTAGCAAACTCAAAACACGCCAAGAATTGCTAGGAACTCTCCTTAGTATATGAATGGAAGAACTGAGCGGTCCTATCACTTCTTTCACAATCTATATTCCATTACTCTACAGCATATGACAACTACTAACAGTGGTTCATTGTAGAATGCTAGCCTGTTATAGTGGCACACACACCAATTTGTGTTTATTATATAGCGTATCTTTTTTAGAATGTTTTGAACACGAATGCGATCTGTTCTCTCTATGTAATTTTCTACTAGATACgcgaaaaaacaataatttcgCCTatccgccaaaaaaaaagtaaaaaaggtaAGAGATTAATAAGTACAACTCTGACAAGCACGTGATGAGAACAAGTGAATACGCCAGCTTCACGGGGGCTgatcttttgaaaattcttgcaAGTTAGTTACATCCAGAGTTTATATCTTAGAAAAAcacgaagcaaaaaaaaaaacggagcagACCTTTAGGATTGAAATGAGCGCCAAAACATAGAAAGGGCGCTCTTTCCCGTCAAGATCCTCGTTTATGTCGTTATCTCCCATCCCTGTAAGTGGAAGAACTCACAGAATTTTCTATAACTTCAACACCTGTTCGGACTATTGAGGAGTAGAATGGAAGTGTTCCTAACAGGTATAGAAACAGATTTctagttgaaaattttcgagagAACTACAAAATTACTGGTTATCTTGGAGAATTTCGTGGCCATAGTGTGGAGCAAAGTAGAACGCGCACTAAAAGTAGAAAACAAGGTTAGTAAAGTACAAAGAACAAAGTATGGTCACATGAGGTTGCTGTAGAGATACGACATTGCTATGAGAGGAAGTAAATCATTTCTATGCGTTTTATGCATGACCGATGGTTATCATCCCAATCACAGATTATTCTCGTTAGCAAGTGAAAGCTAGGAGTTTcggctttcaaaaaaaaaactacacggCAGCAAAAACTCCGGTAGAATGATAAAAAGGACTGCCATATGGAgttaaaaattgcaaagacTAATTGAGGAATTTTGTGACTTAATACGGCTATGGAGTCATTCAACTTTCCATTGTCGAAATTCTCAAGATAGAGAGCTTCCAACGAGGGAAGATGTCACAGACGTTAGAAATGCACGGGAGCTGTATCAAGGCTTTTCTTGAGGATGTGCTTGCAATAGAACCCAGAGCAAAAATTGAGTAACTAAGCACTTCTCATTCGACTTCATAATCACTTAAATGTGAGTTTCTTTGTAAAGTAGAGCCACGAACAGGCTGTCATCAACAGCAGCTCATCGAGACACACTACGCTTTGAGCACACCACTATTACACATCATAAACACTACACCATCGATTTGTTAGCATCCACCAAAGTTACGACTAGTTGGTTTTAGCATGTCCAATCACGTTAATCCTAGCGTTAGCTCTTGGAAAGAAGCGAGAAGCATTCGTAAAGGTGGGTGGTGAGCGATTTTCTACTGTTTTCTGCCTAAAACTCGAACATTTTGGTGTGTTGTAAATGGAAAATGCGGACCTCGACAGTGAAAACAGCGTTGACACATCAAGGTgcgaaacagaaaaataaatagaataacgAATCTCAAATAATTGTTGTTTTACAGAGTGAGAAAGTGTAGAAAATGATCGAGTAGTATTTGCTAGATAGAATGTTTCGGTGAAGAACAGTTTGcaattcatcaaaaaaaaaactgtctatATCAAGATCAGGAAAGATATGTCTGTAAGCAAGTTGTTCGTTACTCTTCCTGTGtgggaaataaaatatataaacgAGCTAGTTGACTCGATAAAGGTTGTCAcgtgaggaaaaagaaaataaggtgATTGTTTTGTGGAGAAGAACCAAAAGCAACCAAAGAAGAAGCAGCATCAAAAGTAATATTGTGATAATAGGTACCGATCTGGTTCAAAAATTCACGCGACTATGAAGATAAAGAATCACCTGAGTAAGTCATTTATAAGAAAACCGCGTAATCCCCCGTAAGCTGTGATTTAGAGAGTGACGTTCTCCCATAGTTCTCTTTTTCAAGGCTTCGATTCGTTAAAAATTAAGGAAGGGGGTCAGAGACACGCACCAGAGTGTACAACTGCAGTCGCCGAAAACCCGTTTTCCGAAAGTGTTCTCGAGAAGAGAGGCCTGTGGAAAGATGTGGGCATTTCGATGCGGTGAACGCCGCGTACCTTCGTTCCATAGTATTCGTACGTTTCTCCGACCAGCTTGATCTCACCTGCAATGAACGATATGGGTCAAGTTTTGTTGATCATATTTGTCGGGACTCCTTTGTGGCTAAAGAAAGGACTTCCTTGGGACTCATCTTAATTCAGAGACACATTTGAACAATTCGAGTTAgatttttgcaatgttttcaAGGCTCtgattaatttaataaattttgcCTGATTTAGAGCCAGCATCTTCCAGAGGCACGAACTAAGCATATTCTTGACAAGATACGCGAGAATGGTCTTCAAAAGTAGTTTGAACtgcgaaatttttgagatgttgCTACAATAGTCCCTGCAATTGGCACCAAACTTGTGCGGCCGGATAAAAACTTTGACCTGATCCATTGTCTGGCACCAGCATGTGCTGGTTGCACACGccttcaaaaacctcaaacgatcctgaattagAGTTGAGTTGGGAGCCGCATCCTAAGAGGATTAACCAAaaccgtgcactttatccttttgttgtttcttgttgcactttatccttttgttgttgattgtttttatccttaaaCGCTAGCAAAtggttttaaaataataaagttgcAAAGATATCCTCTGCTCTTTAGTTTGCCAAAAAGTACGGGAGCAAAACTTAAATAGCTAGGAACTGTAGTGTAATCTTTAGAGCCAACACTACCGCTCTCAGTTGTGAATTCAAATCAAAGTATGGGCTTATATGTGTTGCCTTATCACCCTTGATAAAAAGGCAATATAAAACAATTTCTGAAATCAAGCATTCGTGATGTAACAAATACGATGTTAtttgagaaatgaaagaattgaatCGATGACAGCAGCAGCGCTGCCTTCATCGATAGCCTCAAACCAAGTAGATCAACTGATGAATATTACTCTACCACCTGGCATTCGAAGGCACATTGGTGTAATTTGAATGAGATTTCTGCAATGTTTTCTAGACCTTGATTAGCTTTAACCTTGCAACATTGTCCAATAAAACACTACAAAACTTGTGTTTAACTGCATACcaggagcgggtgtagcgcagttggcaAGTGGTCccgctgtctacacgatcgataggaggtttgaatccgtcTTAGTGcgaaccaaacctttcatctctgCTGCATCGATGTATTAGTACACGACCTGtctgaaagaataaaattaaggACAAAGTATctgtcgttaatcaatccgccaccacgttcacttcaattcagaatcgtttgaggttcacgaacgtgtaactggcctatacaatgacttgcactggctagccgatgtgtcaagttagtgttttatccttctagacaagtctggtatcgactgcggagggatgaaaggcttggtgagcattagggcggattcgaacctccgatcggttatgcaggaagcggaacctctaaccgctacactacacccgtcccactgaaagaataaaaacagtaaatatCAAACTTGCCTCTATCGACTTACTAGTTTATTAAAACCAGGCTGGTGATCATAATTAGGATCATaattgtccgggaggataaaagcaatgaattgatacatcggctattTCCCACAAGCAAGGTCAAacgtgtgttgagaatttcccAATGGGGCGTCGTAAGAGGGGCGTCAGAGCAGGAGGGAGTCGTAATGCTTGacagaaaaggagagaaaatgaagggaacaaggagaaaaagacgagGGGATTGTCGATTTTAAATGCACATGTATTAAAGAATgcgaaatgttagaaaaatagatgtcgcggagtatttttttaaaagattttgctGGGATAATTTCACACCTTTTGGTCTGTTCCTAGCTTGAGGAAATACTAAACAAAGAAGAGCATTGAAATTAGGATAAATACGAGGTTGTGAgtgcgacaaaaaaaagagtgaaaattaCACAATGCGTTCTGAACAAACACATGCGACCTTGCTTTAAAGTAAGTTGGTCATGAAAATTTCGCCAAAAAGTAACAAATATTGAGTGTGAGAGGAGGAATCAAAACGAGTGAATATCTTATTTCCACAGTCAGTTGTCAATTTGAGGCAAACCATCAAATAACGAATTAAAGATAGCACATTATAAATAACACAACAGAAGttgtgaaaataatgaaatagaaaccAAGATGTTTTAATTGCACGTGGCTAAATAAAATCTTGATCCTCTTAACAATTTAACATGCTGTCATAACCATCAAATCTAACATTACTAACTTCtgtactattattttatttacaagaaATAGAACTACCTAGAGATAACTTCGTATTGACTACTAAGAGGCCGTAGGAAACAAACTTCACTTCTTTCATTGTTAGATTATTGCTTCGGAACTCCTTCATtacaaacaataaaatgtaTTACGTACTCTATGGATGAGCACTTTATACATACAAGTGGGGTTTCTGCATTTAGTGTACGAGAGTtaaaagagcacatttctcatccgacaGTGACCAATTTATTATCATCATTTGAAAAAGCAATTTGGATGTtgttactgagcgaaaaaagacatctacacgCTCAATTAGGGATAAAATTAGaacaaagtaggctccacgaATTTCTAAATATTgacgctcaaagtgaattttatgcaattgCTGGTTGCGATGTGTAGagaaagatttcttctatattcctACAAAGTTTAGTGCTTCTagatttcctcgttttttttttgttttttttttttcatcctctatTCTTCGAGTTGTTCCCAACTatcttttgagagaaccagagcACCTACAGAGACCAAAACTTAGGTtaagggttttccttgatgctctatccaaaTATGGAATCGAATTTCTCAACGGCGCTGCCGTAGTCTCGAAACGGATaaaagtgcgaaatctcagattttcggcaatgCGTCAAAATTtgtgtgacttcaaacaaagtccAACAACTCAGCTCGTAGTTAATAAAggcaaattttgtttgaagtgtgttgtagaggaagattttttgctatgatgcttcatttttacttttctatagttagttttcgttctttcaaaagctaattgagaaaaagttgagcaaAGATGCTGaatttctcacctttttctcaactagcttccAAACAAACCAGAGGGTCcctgaaaatatttcttaaccttttgtagcgcaaatcttTCTCTAAAGAACGCAGCCACTTCTGTCTTCAACAGCCTCTTCTGTAGTCCggtattaatatttatttcaagctactaaaatctgaccagtccagcagtaatttccaaccAAGGCCTAGTTCTAATCGTTAAAATGACCTCTAAATAACACCTATATGCGGTGAGCGGCgctctaaatacaattttaGAAAGCTGTCGCTGAAGTGTTCTATTCAGTATTTTTACTcctgttttgcaaaaatcaagattctTCGAGGATCGAATTATTCATTGtctgtaatcactgtcaatgagtaaaattgtgcgtaggaagtagaaaatggtgaaaaatgcttttagaatgCTAAATCGGTATaaattcttttccattttgaaaaaatgaaaaaattctgaCGGGTATCGAATTCTCAACCGTCCTTTTTCATTGTCGATAAGTAAAACTGTGAAGAAATAGTAGGAAATGACGTAAAATTGGTTCTACAATGTTTTATTTGCTATTCTCACTCGCCGTATTTCAAATCAATATTCATTATAGTggtatttaataataattgctatattatattatttttgatttattattaagCGTCcagtttgtttctttaattctgtttattttaattagtTTTCATTGCTATGAGCAGCTATATTAATAAGAACGATATGAGGGGATCGTTTTCTGGAAGGTCTTCTATGCGGTGTCGTTTtcaggaggtttttttttccccaactaCACTCTTGACCaccaattcattgtataggctagttacaaGTTCGCAAGCctcaaaaaattatgaattgaagtgaacgtgatggctCATCCCAAGCACATTAAatgacgccagacacttcacaCTTTGGATAGAGAAAGCCACTTTGCCTCAAATTTCTAAGCTAAAGTAGTGTTCAAAGACCGAGAAGGGGAACAATATCAAAGGGTGAATTATTGTGCCGACATGACTGATTAAAATCGTTCAAATCAGAGAGAAGCGCGGCGATGTCCGGCAATGGCAATGGCAATGTCTTCAATGTCCCCGCAGCAAGAGgtaccaaccaagcctttaatTCGTCTGACGTCGacagattggtaccagacttgtctgtctgagagcaaaaaaacactgatttgatataCCAGCTGGCCagtgacttacttgacttaatcggttGCGGGTGTCACAGCCTAACGCAGCTATCTGCATCTTTTCCGGAGTGTATCGTCCTAAAACAAGTCCGAGCAGATCCTGTTCGATTTCCATGTAGAGTTCGCATGGTCTCGGCTGAACGCCAAGTCTCTTCCGATCTTCCATTACCActtccgtccagaactttcttttacgattaGGAGGCCTTTTCCAATCTGAGTCTGGAAACATTCTCAGGACAAATTGGACCAGAAGATATCCTCGCAGTGTGACCAAAAAAGCGATGGCGGTTTTTGATTACTTCAGTATGccgggcaagatgttgatgttttccaggTGTCAACCTCAGTACATCATATctacttcaaagaaaagtccTTCACCATCAGCCAAACGTAGTCAAtcagccgtctaagcagcttcctttctgTGTCAAgactctccatcaccgtaagCGGTGATggccaagtctccgatccgtacatcatgacgAGGCGGATTGTAGATAGATAGAGGGATAGTAGACAGTAGATGCCTTCCCTGGTGATAGGGGTCGACCACGGACATTTCATTGAAGAGTTAACTGCAGAAGTggccagggtcaagcgtatagtttggaaaaatccctcctaaaaacgacTCCCCCCTCGCAgaccctcccaaaaacgaccccctcatcTCGTTTCTACTAGTATAGCTGCCCACATAGCAATCAAAAATTgggtataataaaaagaattaaaagaacaaataaaagcctaataaataaactaaaataatacgatataataaataaataataagttattttaaaaacagtAATACTGcgagtaaaacaaaatatgtatTGCAGTACAGCGATATTAGTAgataaattaaaactaaaaataatatggtcatgttaattatatgttcaagatgccGCGTGACGTGTGCTAGgtggaagaagatcaagaataGTAATCGGGGTAGAAAACCATTCAACCTCTCGATACACTGATCTAGACACGGTTAGAAtattgtgtttgattttctgtagaatttctgtaATAATGTGTGTTCCAAGTAGCTCGAATGGAGATGTGGAACAGTGCAGTGAGAAGACAACACAGGAAGATGTTTATTGGACTTTACACATATAGTAAATCtaataaatgtttttaattttctatttcgagCACCAAGAACCTCGAGCGGAGAGGCACCTCGATTAGCTCCACATGCTGCTGGAGTTCACGGTCACGATTCCTTTGCCGTCTTCGTCTCACAGCGCAAGTCTGAGcagaaataatattaatagcagaaaacatcaaatttcaaaatgctCACAAGTAGACCAGAAAAAGTGTTTGCAAGGAAAAAACCCCTACCAGTAGCGCGAGGAGCATAATCAATACAAGAGATCCGAGTACTGCGATAAGCAGTGTTaatgaggcttgatccgagaGTGCAGCTTCCGTCATCGTCATCGTAGGTGGAGAAGTGAGTCATGCatctctcaactttttctttttttgccagCTACTCGGCTGAGGGTCTTGGTTCGGAGCAAATCTCTTTAAAGCTCTCCTCAGAAGAAAGGGCGGAAATATCGTGGTACATCTGTAAATACTGCAATTAGTGTATAAATGGATCCATTAAATGATTATCATTAGGCGAGAAGATTAAAAGACGTATCaagataataaagaaagactaATTAGAAGGCAGTCAGATTGTCGAAGATGCTACCGCTAGGCTGCGACCCGTTCCACATTGGCTACTCGCCAAAAATATCCTCCAGGTATATTTTATTAGTACGAGGTAGACGTTActgcaagaattagaagtgagTCAGTATATATGTAgacatttaatttaaaaagataagtGAGCTCTAAATGTGTATTCGGCAACACAATTGTACTGTTTGATATTGATAAAGAGGTGAtcaaaagttcgatccccgccggaaccattatttttgcaaaacaaaaaagagctgggaaagaaggagaacacattttaaaacaattttcacacgaTTTCCTATCatttacaaacaattttactcatcgacaatggaaatgaacggataagagttcgatccccgtcggaatttttccatttttgcaagtggaaaaaaacaactgatacCAACGCAGATCATattctaaaagcattttcccattattttctacattctACAGACAATTCCACTcattgacagtgattacagaGGATGAATAGTTCGATTCCTGtcggaatctagatttttgcaagaccgaaaaaaaaatcactgagaagaACATCTCACCGGCAGTTTTTTGGAAATTGTATTCAGAGCACTGTTTGCCATATACAAGTGTTATATAGAGCTTATTTTAGCGACTAGAACCAggccttaattggaaattactgctggacacGTCAGCTTTGTTTGCTTGAAATAAGCATGAATAACGCACTAATGaagagacggaggaagataaaGGTGGCTGCATTCTTTAGAGAAAGATTTACACTATAAAAGGgttaagaaatattttcaggGACCCTCTGGTTTGTTTggaagctagttgagaaaaaggagagaaatttaGCATCTTtactcaactttttctcaattagcttttgaaagaacgaaaactaactatagaaaagtaaaaatgaagcatcatagcaaaaaatcttcctctacaacacacttcaaacaaaatttgccTTTATTAACTACGAGCTGAGTTGTTggactttgtttgaagtcacacaAATTTTGACGcattgccgaaaatctgagatttcgcacttttATCCGTTTCGAGACTACGGCAGCGCCGTTGAGAATTTCGTTTCCATAtttggatagagcatcaaggaaaccCTTAACCTAAGTTTTGatctctgtaggtgttctggATCTCTCAAAAGATAGTTGGGAACAACTCGGAAATTTGGggcaaaaattgggatctttctcaactaggtttcaaaaaaaaactaggaaagctagaggcaccacactttgtagaaatatagaataaatctCTCTTTACAGATcgcagccagctttattgcgtaaaattcactttgagcgtagatattcagaaacacgtggagcctactttgtactaattttaaccctgATTCCGCCTGGAGATgacttttttcgctcagtaacagcatcagaattgctttttcgactgaaagtaagTAACTGTCAAATGAGAAATATGCTCTTTAAATTCCTTTACGCTAAATGCAGTGGCACTTCTGCCAGTGATTGATCCGTGACCGTCACAGTAAGAACAGCAACGCATCGCATTGACCCATCCAATCACTATGAATCTTCAGTGATTAGCAGTTATTTCAACAGTGGATGTAATGGCCAATTGACAGATGTCCTTATCGAAGTCTTTGCAATCGCGCATAAATAAGCGATCGATAGGAAAATGTCACACATGCATTTTAtctgcactacacttaccaacttgagccagcgtacttgcttttcattgcagctatgCTTCTACATTTAGTTAGTGctcttacacttctgttagcttctgaagatctcgtttGTCACCCGTTCCTAGACGAATTTTCGACGCTACGTTTCTGTACCACTgcggatcttcaatatattgaactGGCTGTAACGGAAGAGTACCGAAGAAATGTGCAAGCTGTGAAGGAGACGAAGACTGTCTCCTATGGTCCCTTAGTACTTAATATgaagtcacctctggttagtttcatttctttcatataaagtagtaacacacaattttgtagtgcttaaatttgatgggtttgacagcaagtcgtttttttttttgaagggattAGAACTTTTAAGCAGctaattgcatttaaaataattggttttctATATTATCACCTCCACAACTTTATCACGTTATTTACTATGCAtctattcaagatttcaattgtttgtgcTAATTCAAAAGCAACTGAGAGGCTTATTTATAGAAATCCTTACATTTCAGAATGATGCTATTGCCACTGGTACGTTTCAATTGTCTATGAACTTCTCCTTTCTGAAGGTTTTCCTTCTCGTTCAGGTAATGTAGTTCTCCCTTACCACCTTGCACATGCGACGACATATGATTTTGCACGGTTTGAgccaccgaagcgactccgacgtcatcaagcataAGTTAGAACATCAAGAAAATGCTAAGTCGTCCATCTTCAAGACTGGCTCAAAAAGCGCAGTAGTTTcattaccagaattatgaacaataaaattttaaaaaaaaaccttttatgatttgtgtaccctctttttatcTTAACTATTTATGCTACAAGAATCTTCCTCAACCGCTTCTTCGAGacttcttcaatcgtttattcaAATATGGAACAAATTTATTCTGAactcaagtactgaatatgcatcattgacgttttttcttccttgagacaactcttctattttttagtcacagatatcgggacctgaaaaaaaaaaccatagaatacgtttcagttgtgaacATCTTCTGATATGCGGTAAAAACATGCCATTCGGTGCTGATCCTCC is a window encoding:
- a CDS encoding hypothetical protein (NECATOR_CHRX.G25260.T1), encoding MLLHLVSALTLLLASEDLVCHPFLDEFSTLRFCTTADLQYIELAVTEEYRRNVQAVKETKTVSYGPLVLNMKSPLNDAIATGNVVLPYHLAHATTYDFARFEPPKRLRRHQA